In a single window of the Streptomyces sp. NBC_00285 genome:
- a CDS encoding LLM class flavin-dependent oxidoreductase, giving the protein MLHLAAAVDRPTGYDAASYVDLAQLAEHGGFDFVTLHDTFARPGPDALAVLSGIAPATRRIGLVPTVTTTHTERFQAQAAVAALDRISGGRAGWRLDMSATEDEARLLGSRHPAPLGLARAGGPASRADALGQKAGEVAAAAAALWDSREDEAGPQDVPRGRPADRHTPYPVGFRDAAFFAQGPSTGPRPPQRHPVRVADATDAAAWQTAARYADVVLVHAASAAQTAAARDQLRAQAAGFGRDPDELRVLASLLVDLGDGEYAAEPGHGGGGPRQTERGPLYRGGPVDLAELIATWYAEGVVDGFHLTPTEPFRDLERLVNGTVALLRHRGLFRTFYPGGTLREHLGLTGPARQ; this is encoded by the coding sequence ATGCTGCATCTCGCCGCCGCTGTCGACCGGCCCACCGGCTACGACGCCGCCTCCTACGTCGACCTCGCACAGCTCGCGGAGCACGGCGGGTTCGACTTCGTCACGCTGCACGACACCTTCGCCCGGCCCGGCCCCGACGCCCTCGCCGTGCTGTCGGGCATCGCACCCGCCACCAGGCGGATCGGCCTGGTGCCCACCGTGACGACCACGCACACCGAGCGCTTCCAGGCGCAGGCCGCCGTCGCGGCCCTGGACCGGATCAGCGGGGGCCGGGCAGGCTGGCGGCTCGACATGTCGGCCACCGAGGATGAGGCCCGCCTCCTCGGCAGCCGGCACCCGGCTCCGCTCGGCCTCGCCCGTGCGGGGGGACCGGCGTCCCGGGCCGACGCGCTGGGGCAGAAGGCTGGTGAAGTCGCCGCCGCGGCCGCGGCGTTGTGGGACAGCAGGGAGGACGAGGCCGGGCCGCAGGACGTGCCGAGGGGCCGTCCCGCCGACCGGCACACGCCGTACCCCGTCGGCTTCCGGGACGCGGCCTTCTTCGCCCAGGGCCCCTCGACCGGGCCGCGGCCCCCGCAGCGCCACCCGGTCCGGGTGGCCGACGCCACCGACGCAGCCGCCTGGCAGACCGCCGCCCGGTACGCCGACGTGGTCCTGGTGCACGCCGCGAGCGCCGCACAGACAGCCGCCGCACGAGATCAACTCCGGGCCCAGGCCGCCGGGTTCGGCCGCGACCCCGACGAACTGCGGGTCCTCGCGAGCCTGCTCGTCGACCTCGGCGACGGCGAGTACGCGGCCGAACCGGGCCACGGCGGGGGCGGTCCCCGGCAGACCGAGCGGGGACCGTTGTACCGGGGCGGCCCTGTCGACCTCGCGGAACTGATCGCCACCTGGTACGCCGAGGGAGTCGTCGACGGCTTTCACCTCACGCCCACCGAGCCGTTCCGAGACCTGGAACGACTCGTCAACGGCACGGTGGCGCTGCTCCGGCACCGCGGACTGTTCCGCACCTTCTATCCGGGCGGCACGCTCAGGGAACACCTGGGCCTCACCGGGCCCGCCCGCCAGTAG
- a CDS encoding FAD/NAD(P)-binding protein, with the protein MRGSLVIVGAGPRGTGLIERIAANAPELYEGSAHQGLDIHLVDPHPPGAGRIWRGAQSPLLWMNSHAEDVTMFTDETVDMAGPVRPGPTLHEWAGIDGRTFADRQLQGGYLRWVHEQAVAALPDGVTVHHHPRRALRVSGPREGRQQVWLEGRPRPLHADLVVLALGHLDAELDDEQVDLAAYARTHDLVHLPPDFTADSDLSALAPGEPVLVRGFGLAFVDLMVLLTEGRGGRHDGDTYLPSGREPVLYVGSRRGVPYHSKIGYDWTGERPPLPRFLGPAQIDELRARPGGFDFGRDVWPLIEKELGFAHYHRLFTAHPERTAMSFADFDEKYAAIDDPVERETLAASAVPDPRDRLDLDALDRPLQDVRYATHEELQTGVRQYVEADLRRGHDSAYSPDLAVFLGLLSVYGQLVRLGDIGRRWHGFFSYLASGPPGPRLRQLLALSRAGVVRFVGADMEVRAEDGLFRASSPTVPGHSVEARALVEARLPEPTLRRALDPLLRELHAEGAAESPDGLLRVDRADGRILDRSGRPHPRRFALGPHTDGRTPGAFTRPRTGGPAFRQNDATARAALLFLGARTGRAAA; encoded by the coding sequence ATGAGGGGCTCGCTGGTGATAGTCGGGGCCGGACCGCGGGGGACCGGGCTGATCGAGCGGATCGCCGCCAACGCGCCCGAGCTGTACGAGGGTTCGGCCCACCAGGGGCTCGACATCCATCTGGTGGACCCGCATCCGCCCGGCGCCGGACGTATCTGGCGCGGGGCGCAGTCACCGCTGCTGTGGATGAACTCGCACGCCGAGGACGTCACCATGTTCACCGACGAGACGGTGGACATGGCAGGCCCCGTGCGCCCCGGCCCCACACTGCACGAGTGGGCCGGCATCGACGGCCGCACCTTCGCGGACCGGCAGCTCCAGGGCGGGTATCTGCGCTGGGTGCACGAGCAGGCGGTGGCGGCTCTCCCGGACGGTGTCACCGTCCACCACCATCCGCGCCGCGCCCTGCGTGTCAGCGGGCCGCGCGAGGGCAGACAACAGGTCTGGCTGGAGGGCCGCCCGAGACCGCTCCACGCCGACCTCGTCGTCCTCGCCCTGGGCCACCTCGACGCCGAACTCGACGACGAGCAGGTCGACTTGGCGGCCTACGCCCGCACCCACGACCTCGTCCACCTCCCGCCCGACTTCACCGCCGACAGCGACCTGTCCGCGCTCGCGCCCGGCGAACCCGTCCTGGTCCGCGGATTCGGGCTCGCCTTCGTCGACCTGATGGTGCTGCTCACCGAGGGCCGGGGCGGACGCCACGACGGGGACACCTACCTCCCGTCGGGGCGGGAGCCGGTGCTGTACGTCGGATCGCGGCGCGGAGTGCCGTACCACTCGAAGATCGGCTACGACTGGACCGGTGAGCGGCCGCCGCTGCCGCGCTTCCTGGGGCCGGCGCAGATCGACGAACTGCGTGCCCGGCCGGGGGGCTTCGACTTCGGGCGGGACGTGTGGCCGCTGATCGAGAAGGAGCTCGGGTTCGCGCACTACCACCGGCTGTTCACCGCGCATCCGGAACGGACCGCGATGTCCTTTGCCGACTTCGACGAGAAGTACGCCGCCATCGACGACCCCGTCGAACGGGAGACCCTGGCCGCCTCGGCCGTGCCCGACCCCCGTGACCGGCTCGACCTCGACGCGCTCGACCGGCCGTTGCAGGACGTCCGGTACGCGACGCACGAGGAGCTCCAGACGGGGGTGCGGCAGTATGTCGAGGCCGACCTGAGACGCGGTCATGACTCCGCGTACAGCCCGGACCTGGCCGTCTTCCTCGGGCTGCTCTCCGTCTACGGGCAACTGGTCCGGCTCGGGGACATCGGCCGACGGTGGCACGGCTTCTTCAGCTACCTCGCGTCCGGACCGCCCGGGCCCCGGCTGCGGCAGTTGCTCGCGCTGTCCCGGGCCGGGGTGGTCAGGTTCGTCGGGGCGGACATGGAAGTCCGCGCCGAGGACGGGCTGTTCCGGGCGTCGAGCCCCACGGTGCCGGGGCACTCGGTCGAGGCACGGGCCCTGGTGGAGGCCCGGCTGCCCGAGCCGACGCTCCGCCGGGCCCTCGACCCGCTGCTGCGCGAGCTGCACGCCGAGGGGGCCGCCGAGAGCCCGGACGGGCTGCTGCGCGTGGACCGCGCCGACGGACGCATCCTGGACCGCTCCGGCCGGCCACACCCACGGCGCTTCGCCCTCGGACCGCACACCGACGGACGGACACCCGGCGCCTTCACCCGGCCGCGTACAGGCGGGCCCGCCTTCAGACAGAACGACGCGACCGCACGGGCCGCGCTGCTGTTCCTCGGCGCGCGCACCGGCCGCGCGGCCGCCTGA
- a CDS encoding DUF5685 family protein — MFGIVRPCTRRLGESLRNQWMAHLCGLCLALRKDHGQFARVVTNYDGLLISVLTEAQTGGESGGRRTAGPCPLRGMRTASVVQGEGARLAAAVSLVLASAKVRDHVADGDGMLARRPVAVAARRVAEGWGRAGERTGLDVGFDTAVLVDAVDRQFGIEALAGPGTPILTVTEPTETATAAAFAHTAVLAGRPGNAPALAEAGLLFGRLAHLLDAVEDREADAASGAWNPLTATGTSLGEARRLADDAVHGVRLALREAEFADPALAHVLLVHELRNSVERAFSAPPEPPSRRERRGLVAGCAVWVGLACTCQMCCGTFEDPWSGQQRDGACRGTDCGDCCDCCGCCGDGCDCGCDC, encoded by the coding sequence ATGTTCGGAATCGTCAGGCCCTGCACTCGTCGGCTCGGAGAAAGCCTCAGGAACCAGTGGATGGCCCATTTGTGCGGGCTGTGTCTCGCTCTCCGCAAGGATCACGGCCAGTTCGCACGGGTCGTGACGAACTACGACGGCTTGCTGATATCGGTTCTGACGGAGGCTCAGACCGGCGGCGAATCCGGCGGAAGGCGTACGGCGGGACCGTGTCCGTTGCGGGGAATGCGGACCGCGTCCGTCGTACAGGGCGAGGGAGCACGGCTCGCGGCAGCCGTCTCGCTGGTGCTGGCCTCGGCCAAGGTGCGGGACCATGTCGCCGACGGCGACGGGATGCTGGCACGGCGGCCGGTGGCGGTCGCGGCGCGGAGGGTCGCCGAGGGATGGGGGCGGGCCGGGGAACGGACCGGGCTCGACGTGGGGTTCGACACGGCCGTACTCGTCGACGCGGTGGACCGGCAGTTCGGCATCGAGGCGCTGGCCGGGCCCGGGACGCCGATTCTGACGGTCACCGAGCCGACCGAGACCGCGACGGCAGCCGCCTTCGCGCATACGGCCGTGCTGGCGGGGCGGCCCGGGAACGCCCCGGCGCTCGCCGAGGCCGGGCTGCTCTTCGGGCGGCTGGCGCATCTGCTGGACGCGGTGGAGGACCGGGAGGCCGACGCCGCGTCGGGGGCGTGGAACCCGCTCACCGCCACGGGGACGTCCCTGGGGGAGGCGCGCAGGCTCGCCGACGACGCCGTCCACGGGGTGCGGCTCGCGTTGCGGGAGGCCGAGTTCGCCGACCCGGCGCTGGCTCATGTGCTGCTGGTGCACGAGCTTCGCAACTCGGTGGAGCGGGCGTTCAGCGCGCCACCGGAGCCGCCGTCCCGACGGGAGCGGCGGGGGCTGGTGGCGGGGTGCGCGGTCTGGGTGGGGCTCGCCTGCACCTGTCAGATGTGCTGCGGGACGTTCGAGGATCCCTGGAGCGGACAGCAACGGGACGGGGCGTGTCGTGGCACCGACTGCGGGGACTGCTGCGACTGCTGTGGCTGTTGCGGGGACGGATGCGACTGCGGGTGCGACTGCTGA
- a CDS encoding cell division protein SepF, whose amino-acid sequence MGSVRKASAWLGLVDDNEDERYYDDDGYSEGTEQPGDAWVTDPRVKVATDVAEEKGRRIGTVTPDSFRDARAIGELFRDGVPVIVNLTAMEAGDAKRVVDFAAGLIFGLRGSIERVSTRVFLLTPANTEIVNGDPAQHRTDGFFNQS is encoded by the coding sequence ATGGGATCGGTGCGCAAAGCGAGCGCCTGGCTGGGCCTCGTTGACGACAACGAAGACGAGCGTTACTACGACGACGACGGATACTCCGAAGGGACCGAACAGCCCGGGGATGCCTGGGTCACCGACCCGCGGGTCAAGGTGGCCACGGATGTCGCCGAGGAGAAGGGCCGCCGGATCGGCACGGTGACCCCGGACAGCTTCCGGGACGCACGGGCCATCGGCGAACTGTTCCGTGACGGGGTCCCCGTCATCGTGAACCTCACCGCGATGGAGGCCGGCGACGCCAAGCGGGTCGTCGACTTCGCGGCCGGGCTGATCTTCGGGCTGCGCGGTTCCATCGAGCGTGTGTCCACCCGGGTGTTCCTGCTGACCCCCGCCAACACCGAGATCGTGAACGGCGATCCCGCGCAGCACCGCACGGACGGCTTCTTCAACCAGAGCTGA
- a CDS encoding acyl-CoA dehydrogenase family protein — MPPFDPADPLGIDDLLDPEDLAIRETVRTWAADRVLPYVADWYEKGELPGIRELARELGGIGALGMSLDGYGCAGASAVQYGLACLELEAADSGIRSLVSVQGSLAMYAVHRFGSEEQKQTWLPRMAAGEVIGCFGLTEPDHGSDPAGMRTYAKRDGTDWVLNGRKMWITNGSVAGVAMVWAQTEDGIRGFVVPTDTPGFSAPEIKHKWSLRASVTSELVLDDVRLPADAVLPEVVGLKGPLSCLSHARYGIVWGAMGAARSCFETAVDYAKTREQFGRPIGGFQLTQAKLADMAVELHKGILLAHHLGRRMDAGRLRPEQVSFGKLNNVREAIEICRTSRTILGANGISLEYPVMRHATNLESVLTYEGTVEMHQLVLGKALTGLDAFR, encoded by the coding sequence ATGCCCCCGTTCGACCCCGCCGACCCCCTCGGCATCGACGACCTGCTGGACCCGGAGGACCTGGCGATCCGCGAGACCGTGCGGACCTGGGCCGCCGACCGCGTCCTGCCCTACGTCGCCGACTGGTACGAGAAGGGCGAGCTGCCCGGGATCAGGGAACTGGCCCGTGAGCTCGGCGGGATCGGCGCCCTCGGCATGTCCCTGGACGGATACGGGTGCGCCGGCGCCTCCGCCGTGCAGTACGGACTCGCCTGTCTGGAGCTGGAGGCCGCCGACTCCGGGATCAGGTCCCTCGTCTCGGTCCAGGGCTCCCTCGCCATGTATGCCGTCCACCGCTTCGGCAGCGAGGAGCAGAAGCAGACCTGGCTGCCCCGCATGGCCGCCGGTGAGGTCATCGGCTGCTTCGGGCTCACCGAACCCGACCACGGCTCAGACCCCGCAGGCATGCGGACGTACGCCAAGAGGGACGGCACGGACTGGGTCCTGAACGGGCGCAAGATGTGGATCACCAACGGGTCGGTCGCCGGGGTCGCCATGGTCTGGGCGCAGACCGAGGACGGGATCCGCGGGTTCGTCGTGCCGACCGACACGCCGGGCTTCTCGGCGCCCGAGATCAAGCACAAGTGGTCCCTGCGGGCCAGCGTCACCAGTGAGCTCGTCCTCGACGACGTGCGACTGCCCGCCGACGCGGTGCTGCCGGAGGTCGTCGGGCTGAAGGGCCCGCTCAGCTGTCTGTCGCACGCCCGGTACGGCATCGTCTGGGGCGCGATGGGGGCGGCACGGTCGTGCTTCGAGACCGCCGTCGACTACGCCAAGACGCGGGAGCAGTTCGGGCGGCCGATCGGCGGCTTCCAGCTCACCCAGGCCAAACTCGCCGACATGGCGGTCGAACTGCACAAGGGAATTCTGCTCGCCCACCATCTGGGGCGGCGCATGGACGCCGGCCGCCTGCGTCCCGAGCAGGTCAGCTTCGGCAAGCTCAACAACGTCCGCGAGGCCATCGAGATCTGCCGTACGTCACGGACGATCCTCGGTGCCAACGGGATCTCCCTCGAATACCCCGTCATGCGGCACGCGACGAACCTCGAGTCGGTGCTGACGTACGAGGGCACCGTCGAGATGCATCAGTTGGTGCTGGGCAAGGCACTCACCGGGTTGGACGCCTTCCGGTGA
- a CDS encoding MFS transporter → MSGTTTAAAALRRRAAGAGANRWVVLVVLCVSLLLVALDATVLHVAVPAVTEDLKPGAMQLLWIVDVYPLVCASLLILFGTLGDRVGRRRVLLLGYGLFGVASGLAALADTAQVLILARALLGVGGAMIMPATLSILRQVFPDRRERALAIGIWSAVAAVGAAVGPLLGGFLLEHFWWGSVFLINIPLMLISLPVGRLLLPESKGSAQGPWDVVGALMAAAGLFGMVLGVKRLGGAEFDAFTAVPLIVGAVLLVLFVRRQRRLTHPLVDLRMFARPAFSTSVCCIVLAMLALVGLELIAAQYLQLVLDLSPLQTGLRLLPLTVAAMAAGLAGARLLRRFGPRRMVSVGFCLTAVAVLLLTAMDEADNTGLLLAGFVLLGFGLETTLFGAYESMLSEAPPEQAGGAAAIGETSYQLGAGIGIALLGSVMNAAYAPGLSGVPGVPESASKSAGHSLGEAYDVAGRLGGSPGEALRRAARDSFVHGLHVTLLVSAGLLLLGAVMALRLPRAMQCGESSAAVELPAPREVGKVGEVAQPRVSA, encoded by the coding sequence ATGTCCGGGACGACCACGGCCGCCGCAGCGCTGCGCCGCCGGGCGGCCGGGGCCGGTGCCAACCGCTGGGTCGTCCTCGTCGTCCTCTGCGTCAGCCTGCTCCTGGTCGCCCTCGACGCGACCGTGCTGCACGTGGCGGTTCCCGCCGTCACCGAGGACCTCAAGCCCGGCGCGATGCAGCTGCTCTGGATCGTCGACGTCTACCCCCTCGTCTGCGCCTCGCTGCTGATTCTGTTCGGCACGCTCGGCGACCGCGTCGGCCGCAGACGGGTCCTTCTCCTCGGCTACGGCCTCTTCGGCGTCGCCTCCGGTCTCGCCGCCCTCGCGGACACCGCCCAGGTGCTGATCCTCGCGCGGGCGCTGCTCGGCGTCGGCGGCGCGATGATCATGCCCGCGACCCTGTCGATCCTCCGCCAGGTGTTCCCGGACCGGCGGGAGCGGGCGCTCGCGATCGGCATCTGGAGCGCGGTCGCCGCGGTCGGCGCGGCGGTCGGACCGCTGCTCGGCGGCTTCCTCCTGGAGCACTTCTGGTGGGGCTCGGTCTTCCTCATCAACATCCCGTTGATGCTGATCAGCCTGCCGGTGGGCCGCCTGCTGCTGCCCGAGTCGAAGGGCAGCGCGCAGGGCCCCTGGGACGTCGTCGGCGCACTGATGGCCGCCGCCGGCCTGTTCGGCATGGTCCTCGGCGTGAAGCGGCTCGGCGGCGCCGAGTTCGACGCGTTCACCGCGGTGCCGCTGATCGTCGGTGCGGTGCTGCTCGTCCTCTTCGTACGACGGCAGCGCCGGCTCACCCATCCCCTGGTGGACCTGCGGATGTTCGCGCGCCCGGCGTTCAGCACCTCGGTCTGCTGCATCGTGCTGGCGATGCTCGCGCTGGTCGGCCTCGAACTGATCGCGGCGCAGTACCTCCAGCTGGTCCTGGACCTCTCCCCGCTGCAGACCGGGCTGCGGCTGCTGCCTCTGACCGTCGCGGCGATGGCCGCGGGGCTGGCCGGGGCGCGCCTGCTGCGCAGGTTCGGGCCGCGCCGGATGGTCAGCGTCGGGTTCTGCCTCACCGCCGTGGCCGTGCTGCTGCTCACCGCGATGGACGAGGCAGACAACACGGGGCTGCTGCTGGCCGGGTTCGTCCTGCTCGGGTTCGGGCTGGAGACGACGCTCTTCGGGGCGTACGAGTCGATGCTCAGCGAGGCGCCGCCGGAGCAGGCGGGCGGGGCCGCGGCGATCGGCGAGACCTCCTACCAACTGGGTGCGGGCATCGGGATCGCCCTGCTCGGCAGCGTCATGAACGCGGCCTACGCGCCCGGGCTCTCGGGCGTGCCCGGCGTCCCGGAGTCGGCGTCGAAGTCGGCGGGACACTCCCTGGGCGAGGCCTACGACGTCGCCGGACGCCTGGGCGGATCCCCGGGCGAGGCCCTGCGCCGGGCCGCCCGGGACTCTTTCGTGCACGGGCTGCACGTGACCTTGCTGGTGAGTGCGGGGTTGTTGCTGCTGGGCGCGGTGATGGCGCTGCGGCTGCCGCGTGCGATGCAGTGCGGTGAGTCCTCGGCGGCGGTGGAGCTTCCGGCGCCCCGGGAGGTCGGGAAGGTCGGCGAGGTCGCGCAGCCCCGCGTCTCGGCGTGA
- a CDS encoding mannosyltransferase family protein, translated as MTDLATRTEPALRRAAPALLGYAAVRALGLIALALWSAARDKSAYTLLTARWDALWYTRVAELGYGYEVRLPDGDVHSNLAFFPLLPWLERLLAAVTPLSYADAGFAVSLLASLAAAWGVFAVTDHVYGRRAGVCAVLLWAVLPVGIVQSMAYSESLFTALAAWSLYAVLTGRWVTAGALACLAGLTRPVGIAVVAAVWAAGIAAAFVRNRADTAADVEDTSALSLRRALGLALAPAGTAAYVLWVGHRTGGGPLGYLDVQAGWRNGFDGGYAFARFVADKFTSFPSALAGAGLIVGVGMVVWLYVVCVRQGQPLPLLVYAGVVTALALCASSYFGSKPRLLMPAFPLLLPLALALSRARTRRSVVVVASIATASALYGAFWLNGSGPP; from the coding sequence GTGACCGATCTTGCAACGCGCACCGAACCGGCCCTGCGCCGAGCCGCCCCGGCGCTGCTCGGCTACGCGGCCGTACGCGCCCTGGGCCTGATCGCCCTGGCCCTGTGGAGCGCGGCCCGCGACAAGAGCGCGTACACGCTGCTGACGGCCCGCTGGGACGCGCTCTGGTACACGCGGGTCGCCGAACTCGGTTACGGCTACGAGGTGCGACTGCCCGACGGGGACGTGCACTCGAACCTGGCGTTCTTCCCGCTGCTGCCGTGGCTGGAACGGCTGTTGGCCGCGGTGACCCCGCTGTCGTACGCCGACGCCGGCTTCGCGGTCTCCCTGCTCGCCTCGCTCGCCGCGGCCTGGGGTGTCTTCGCGGTGACGGACCACGTGTACGGCCGCCGGGCCGGCGTCTGCGCGGTCCTCCTGTGGGCCGTTCTGCCCGTCGGGATCGTCCAGTCGATGGCGTACAGCGAGTCGCTGTTCACCGCGCTGGCGGCCTGGTCGCTGTACGCGGTCCTGACCGGCCGCTGGGTGACGGCGGGCGCCCTGGCCTGCCTGGCGGGTCTGACCCGGCCGGTGGGGATCGCGGTGGTCGCGGCGGTGTGGGCGGCGGGGATCGCCGCCGCGTTCGTACGGAACCGGGCGGATACCGCCGCCGACGTCGAGGACACCTCCGCCCTGTCCCTGCGCCGCGCCCTCGGCCTGGCGCTGGCCCCTGCCGGCACCGCCGCCTACGTCCTGTGGGTCGGGCACCGCACCGGCGGGGGGCCGCTCGGCTACCTCGACGTCCAGGCGGGCTGGCGCAACGGATTCGACGGCGGGTACGCCTTCGCGCGTTTCGTGGCCGACAAGTTCACGTCGTTCCCGTCGGCCCTGGCCGGAGCGGGGCTGATCGTCGGGGTCGGGATGGTGGTGTGGCTGTACGTCGTCTGTGTGCGGCAGGGCCAGCCGCTGCCGCTCCTGGTGTACGCGGGGGTCGTCACGGCGCTCGCCCTGTGCGCGTCGAGCTACTTCGGCTCGAAACCGCGCCTGCTGATGCCCGCTTTCCCTCTGTTGCTCCCCCTCGCCCTGGCCTTGTCCCGTGCACGTACGCGCAGGTCAGTCGTGGTCGTGGCGTCGATCGCCACCGCGTCCGCCCTGTACGGCGCGTTCTGGCTGAACGGCTCCGGTCCGCCCTGA
- a CDS encoding phosphatase PAP2 family protein: protein MRTERNPTRLDRVFARLDRERERPAHLSVPRTSRHRTVLAVAALAFYLTIVWLVVTTSWLVRLDWQVMFFRPYQQWASIHWFVDYYVVLGQRGPTAVMVAAWLGWRSWRQHTLRPLLTLGASLLLLNITVGAAKYGMGRLGPHYATVIGSNEMGLGGDIFPSGHTANAVVTWGILAYLASTPAARRWLSAISAVTSLGVGMATVYLGTHWLSDVVLGWVAGLLILLALPWFEPLIARTEDYAFDLRDRWRARGGVKAPAPVTPVAAPARLKPLTAPQNETAAREATAPAHITRSPAYLAQGPHTSRSERTPVTPVGSRRPPHPDRVVRGTPSQSTRPVPGG, encoded by the coding sequence GTGCGTACCGAACGAAACCCCACCCGTCTGGACCGGGTGTTCGCCAGGCTGGACCGTGAGCGGGAGCGGCCGGCTCACCTCAGCGTGCCCAGGACGAGCCGGCACCGGACCGTCCTGGCCGTCGCCGCCCTGGCCTTCTACCTGACGATCGTATGGCTGGTGGTGACCACCTCGTGGCTGGTCCGCCTCGACTGGCAGGTCATGTTCTTCCGGCCCTACCAGCAGTGGGCCTCGATCCACTGGTTCGTCGACTACTACGTGGTGCTGGGCCAGCGCGGCCCCACCGCGGTGATGGTCGCGGCCTGGCTGGGCTGGCGTTCCTGGCGGCAGCACACCCTGCGCCCGCTGCTGACCCTGGGCGCGTCCCTGCTGCTGCTGAACATCACGGTCGGCGCCGCCAAGTACGGCATGGGAAGGCTCGGGCCGCATTACGCGACCGTCATCGGCTCGAACGAGATGGGTCTCGGCGGGGATATATTTCCCAGCGGTCACACCGCTAACGCCGTGGTGACCTGGGGAATCCTGGCGTATCTGGCCTCCACCCCGGCAGCCCGCCGCTGGCTGTCCGCGATCTCCGCGGTGACCTCGCTGGGTGTGGGCATGGCCACCGTCTACCTCGGTACGCACTGGCTGAGCGACGTCGTGCTGGGCTGGGTGGCGGGTCTGCTGATCCTGCTCGCACTGCCCTGGTTCGAGCCGTTGATCGCCCGCACCGAGGACTACGCCTTCGACCTGCGCGACCGCTGGCGGGCCCGCGGCGGCGTGAAGGCCCCCGCTCCGGTCACCCCCGTCGCCGCGCCCGCCCGGCTCAAGCCCCTCACGGCCCCGCAGAACGAGACGGCGGCCCGCGAGGCCACCGCACCGGCACATATCACCAGGTCACCGGCCTATCTGGCCCAGGGCCCGCACACGAGCCGCTCGGAGCGCACCCCGGTCACCCCGGTCGGCAGCCGCCGCCCGCCGCATCCGGACCGCGTCGTGCGCGGCACGCCGTCTCAGTCCACCCGGCCGGTGCCGGGCGGCTGA
- a CDS encoding I78 family peptidase inhibitor: MAPIPTPSAEPDDSPDTYVGLDSDSAERLARERGWPTVRSLPPGAIITMEYRAGRLNFEVKDGRVARAWKG; encoded by the coding sequence ATGGCACCCATTCCCACACCCTCCGCCGAACCCGACGACAGCCCGGACACGTACGTCGGCCTCGACTCCGACTCCGCCGAGCGGCTCGCGCGCGAGCGGGGCTGGCCGACGGTCCGGTCGTTGCCGCCGGGCGCGATCATCACGATGGAGTACCGCGCGGGCCGGCTCAACTTCGAGGTGAAGGACGGCCGCGTCGCGCGGGCCTGGAAGGGCTGA